The Palaemon carinicauda isolate YSFRI2023 chromosome 24, ASM3689809v2, whole genome shotgun sequence nucleotide sequence tatatatatatacacagtaaaaccTTTCatagtggggataccctaacgtggtgaaatttTTTGTGTATCGCagtgttcagcaaagctgtactagtgtgtgtgtgtatgtgtgtgtgtgtatgtgtgtgtgtgtattttcttcaATTCCAGCCCACAAACTGACCCTCCTGGCTCGTCTGAAGGATTCCAGGAACCACCTCCTGACGAGTCCGCTCTCCAGCATCCAGCCGATGACCTGGTCCACCTTGCCCTTGAGAGGCGAGTGCCGCTGGAGGGCCATGGCGATGTTGTAGGGCGAGAAGCATTGCTGGGAATCAGGAAGGCAGGAATCGGGAATGACAGGAATCAGTTAGATTTGATGGAGGAACAGGATTATGAAgaccatttttcatatttttgatggaTTTTAGAATATgattattagattattttttttttcaatagcagaAAGAGAAATATACACACGTAGAAAAATAAACACacttatgaaaatagtaataaattaaaaatttaGTCTTTTTTCGTGTATTTTTTATGGAATGGACAATAAGGATAAACACTTAGAaagatatactgtacttatatgtaaatatatatatatatatatatatatatatatgaatatatatatactatatatatatatgaatatatatatacagcatatatataaatataaatttatatatatatatatatatatatatatataaacatatatatacacgtaatataaatggataatataatatagaatcaaacaccatcatcatcatcatcatcaatcatcatcatcagccatcacaattccactgcagaacaaaggcctcagacatatccttcccctTGCGTCTATTTATAATCTATCTATTACAATCCACGCTAGCAAACCAAATtcatctatccatcgtcttctcttcctgcctttacttttacaatctctagaggccTATTCCTGAAATCTAAATCCCTATAGGCCTACCTTCATGATCCTGACGGAGGAGACGCCCTTCTCAGTAAACTGCGTGGCAATGACGAACTCCAGAAATTGTCTATTGTGTAGATAGACAGACTTTCCCTTGAGGACTTGGGGCCATACGCGGTTGAGGTCACCGTAGGCTTCGAATCGGTCAGCTAAGCCCTATgagaaaaggattattattattattattatcattattgttgttgttgttgttgttgttgttattattattattattgttgttgttgttattattattattattattattattattattattattgttgttgttgttattattattattattattattattattattattatcattattattattgttattattattactattattattatcattatgattattattattactattattattattttaatattgttgttattattattatcattattattatcattataattattattattattattactatcattattattatcattattattactattattattattatgtaattttctGGTAAAATTTTGTTTAGTGTAATACATTCCCAAGATAaagaacatttgatatatatatatatatatatatatatataaatatatatatatatatatatatgtgtgtgtgtgtgtgtgtatgtgtgaatgtgtgtatgtgtcattTACATAAACATTCAAGCGCTAGCATGATATTAGTATCAATAGCTGAATGTGTAACATCCTTAACATAAATAGGCCTACACTAAGAGTACATCTAATAGTTTCGTTCAACGCCTCAAACATTCAAATACCTGTAGATACGGATCTACCGAAGACGCCAAGGCTCCCTTGAAGAACCCACCGAGCCCGGAGACTTCTGCCCCGGACTTATAGAGCTCTTTGATTGTCTCCATTCCCGAGGGCGTTTGGATGACGGTCAGGAAGGCCGTGAGATTTGATCCGTAGGCGGTGGTGATGATGAAGGTGTATAGGCCTACGAAACTGATAAAAACCTGCGTGTTGGTTCGAATCGGAATAGCCGTGAGGGCCTGGCGGAAGTGAAATCCGATGGTGTACAATTCAGAGAAGAGGAATGACTGGAATAGCTTGTTTTCTCCTCCACTGGAAAATGAAAGAAGAGGAAAGGAGAGTAATATCTATTGGTCTACTGAATACAATGTAACAATATATTCTGGAGTACAGGATGGATTAGATCAAGCTGTTCACCCTACAGAGAAAATGAGAATATTAGCTGTTGGTCTACTGAATACATTCTAGCAGTGTATTCTGGTATGTTCTGGAGTACAGGATGGATTAAACCAGGCTATTCACCCTCCAGAGAAAATGAGAATATTAGCTGTTGGTCTACTGAATACATTCTAGCAGTGTATTCTGGTATGTTCTGGAGTACAGGATGGATTAAACCAGGCTATTCACCCTCCAGAGAAAATGAGAATATTAGCTGTTGGTCTACTGAATACATTCTAGCAGTGTATTCTGGTATGTTCTGGAGTACAGGATGGATTAAACCAGGCTATTCACCCTCCAGAGAAAATGAGAATATTAGCTGTTGGTCTACTGAATACATTCTAGCAGTGTATTCTGGTATGTTCTGGAGTACAGGATGGATTAAACCAGGCTATTCACCCTCCAGAGAAAATGAGAATATTAGCTGTTGGTCTACTGAATACATTCTAGCAGTGTATTCTGGTATGTTCTGGAGTACAGGATGGATTAAACCAGGCTATTCACCCTCCAGAGAAAATGAGAATATTAGCTGTTGGTCTACTGAATACATTCTAGCAGTGTATTCTGGTATGTTCTGGAGTACAGGATGGATTAAACCAGGCTATTCACCCTCCAGAGAAAATGAGAATATTAGCTGTTGGTCTACTGAATACATTCTAGCAGTGTATTCTGGTATGTTCTGGAGTACAGGATGGATTAAACCAGGCTATTCACCCTCCAGAGAAAATGAGAATATTAGCTGTTGGTCTACTGAATCCAATCTAGCAGTATGTTCTAGAGTACAAGATGGATTTGACCAGGCTGTTCACCCTGCAGAGAAAATGAGAATATTAACTGTAGGTCTACTGAATGCAATCTAGCAGTATGTTCTAGAGTACAGGAGGGATTTGTCCAGCCCGTTCTCCTTCCAGAGAAAATGAGATTATCTATTGGTCTACTGAATGCAATCTAGCAGTATGTTCTGGAGTACAGGATGAATTAGAGCAGGTTATTCTCCCTCCAGAGGAAATGAGAATATCTATTGGTCTACTGAATACAATCTAGCAGTATGTTCTGGAGTATAGGATGGATTAGAGCAGGCTATTCACCCTCCAGAGAAAATGAGAATATCTATTTGTCTACTGAATGCAATCTAGCAGTATGTTCTGGAGTACAGGATGGATTAGAGCAGGCTATTCACCCTCCAGAGGAAATGAGAATATCCATTTGTCTACTGAATGCAATCTAGCAGTATGTTCTGGAGTACAAGATGGATTAGACCAGCCAGTTAAGGTTCAGGTTCAGggttgaggcatagcctttgcaagtGCTAAATATACACAAGAAGTAAGGAGAATATTATCTATTGGTCTACTGAATGCAATCTAGCAGTACATTCTCGGGTACAGGATGGATTTGACCAGCCTGTTCTCCCactgaaaatatgcaaaataattgGTAACACTAGAATAGTATCGATGGGTGTGTTAGAAAAAATTCTTAGATGGCAGGATAGTCTGGCATAGTCATTCATTGAAAACTAAAAAATTTGCCTTTTTTCGTGGCAACTTTTACAAAAAATGTACGAACGCTACGacaaaaataaatgcaattatGATGGATATTTGAAGAAATTAACAAAGAATGCATGGACTAGGTGCAAAAGATGCATGCAATTGAATTCATTCACAAAAAGCTAttgaataaatcatcatcatctcctcctacgcctattgacgcaaatggcctcggttagatttcgccggtcgtctctatcttgagcttttaattcactacttctccattcatcatctactttgctcttcatagtcctcagccatgtagacctaggtattgaataaataaataaagaaatctaCTCATGATATAGATATGAGATCATTGCCCAGTTCTTTGACCACCAATCCCAATTTTTTTGCTCCAGATATTATCTTGGGTATTAATCTTATGATACATTTAACTTCCTAACCCTTTCTGTCCAAGCTATGGCTGTAAATCAAGCTCCATATGTCTTCAGATACTACTACTCTATTTAAGAGTTGAATTTGATAGAACTCACCACTTCTCACTAGCCCGAGCTAAAACATAGAGCACTGGTCCACAAGAGAGAATGCCGATCAAGAGCGCCAACCACACGTTCATTTGAAAGGGCAAACTCAAAGACTTCCATTTCGGAGCTGGTGGGCTGGTCCGAGCCAAAAAGCAACTGACCTGGGAAAACATATAAGATAGAATCTGTAGTCTGTTTCATCTCAAATCTTAACCATCCTTCATCAGTCACCCTCAACCAAACAGTACCTTTTTTAATATgttatatacacagacagacattgAGAAACATAAACAGACCTACTATACCCTTCCACTAACTTATTCCATCTTTTAAAAAAAGCTTACCTCTGCATCATAAGGAGCACTGTAATCAACGGCCCCAAAACGGCCAAGTGTCAAGAACAGATTGGCTAGGCCGATGTCTCCTTCGTTCTTCGAGAGCATTCCAACCATTCCATTCCAAGAtccgttttctgtagccactccccATAGCTCTCCTGCAGTAGGTGAAATTCAGTAAAATATAGATAAATTGTTTATTTTGCTCTTAATGGAGTTAtaaatactgcttttccaactagggttgtagctttgcaagtaataataataataataataataataataataataataataataataataataataataataataactagaggggcaatcagtagaacaGACCTCTGCTGCGgtcacttatttctcgacctagaccttgacctttgacctcaacatgtattaattggcgtggattttcacaagatccgttttctgtagccactccccATAGCTCTCCTGCAGTAGGTGAAACTcagtaaaatatgaataaattttttattttgctcttaatgcAATTTTAAAGACAacctgcctctgtaccatggtcttccactgtcttgggttagagttctcttgcttgagggtacactggggaacacttttctatctaatttctcttcttgttttgttaaggttttgatagtttataaaggaaatatttattttaatgttgttactgttcttagaatgttttatttttccttgtttcttttcctcactgggctcttttccctgatggggcccctgggcttatagcattctgcttttccaactagggttgtagcttagcaagtaataataataataataataataataataataactagtggggcactcagtacaacgcagacctccgctgcggtagcttatttctcgaccttttgcttgaccttgaccttgacctttgacctcaacatgtattaattagcgtgggttTTTCATGTGctcaaatatgtaccaagtttgaaatctctgtgacaacgatgtccaaacttatggctgattacgtgaatttgacattttgtttgactgtgaccttgacctttcacctttcacctttgaccttgacctttgaccttgacctttgaccttgaccttccaaaatattatcatttccagttttttacataacagttgatccctgc carries:
- the LOC137618019 gene encoding ionotropic receptor 21a-like, encoding MDILIDFANTVEDAWDFSGKYVLVGTSTEKLELFATSWKGRKSQHIIGIIKGNSADKWDIYTNRMYTNPPIQRSISWRDGQFTSRKKIFPNKISNLRGAVLKVVTFEWEPSVLYFRDKDGRMVYPFGIDIEVVSAIASVLNVTLQFVEPPPGELWGVATENGSWNGMVGMLSKNEGDIGLANLFLTLGRFGAVDYSAPYDAEVSCFLARTSPPAPKWKSLSLPFQMNVWLALLIGILSCGPVLYVLARASEKCGGENKLFQSFLFSELYTIGFHFRQALTAIPIRTNTQVFISFVGLYTFIITTAYGSNLTAFLTVIQTPSGMETIKELYKSGAEVSGLGGFFKGALASSVDPYLQGLADRFEAYGDLNRVWPQVLKGKSVYLHNRQFLEFVIATQFTEKGVSSVRIMKQCFSPYNIAMALQRHSPLKGKVDQVIGWMLESGLVRRWFLESFRRARRIQESRKVKEEDEEEEAESETTITKDEQQDTTVIPLTIDHLQGSFFILALGYIIGALVFGAEMCLRRSRNPKGSSE